One halophilic archaeon DL31 genomic region harbors:
- a CDS encoding hypothetical protein (KEGG: hla:Hlac_2962 hypothetical protein), translated as MVDLIDVVLEGFKDVIEWVIGLFMDGLRSGYQTLTEGMFGTPTPQTNGAFIFGEPSNAPWPAIRDGLIGGEIMLISLLLLVMSVQGRHTIRIFNVGSAYEARKTKKTAWVGAFLIITWYWIGSITLFLVDGFTIALMPDLSSVSAAMLRFIGVSITNPGLGLLFAFFGGISMWALEALFYIRMILLYVYLYGMPIAFALAYGNLPVISDISMGFAKRFVPLAVLPLPAAIVFKGYDLIYGGGTLTPQTAFLKFLVAVSLPLIALYITWKTFKYATPLTARVVGGATKGAALIGGVAAGAYVGGAGVATTAARWGPKAAAGQAVAQKAADRGGHGTEGGAPSYRRTENDPGGATADASSDKRGMEYGRGIQ; from the coding sequence ATGGTTGATCTAATAGATGTCGTGCTGGAAGGATTCAAGGACGTCATTGAGTGGGTTATCGGTCTATTCATGGATGGGCTCCGGTCAGGATATCAAACCCTGACTGAGGGGATGTTTGGGACACCCACGCCACAGACAAATGGAGCCTTTATTTTCGGTGAGCCAAGCAACGCGCCCTGGCCAGCCATTCGAGATGGACTGATTGGTGGCGAAATCATGCTCATTTCTCTCTTATTGCTCGTAATGAGCGTACAGGGACGCCACACAATTCGAATATTCAATGTGGGTAGTGCCTACGAAGCCCGAAAAACCAAGAAAACTGCATGGGTCGGTGCATTCCTGATAATCACGTGGTACTGGATTGGTTCTATCACGCTGTTCCTGGTTGATGGATTCACTATCGCCCTGATGCCTGACCTCTCCTCGGTATCTGCGGCAATGCTACGGTTCATAGGTGTCTCCATTACTAACCCTGGACTAGGACTATTGTTCGCCTTCTTTGGAGGTATCTCGATGTGGGCTTTGGAGGCTCTCTTCTACATTCGCATGATCTTACTCTACGTATACTTGTACGGGATGCCGATTGCGTTCGCCCTCGCCTATGGGAACCTGCCCGTCATTTCCGATATCTCAATGGGATTTGCCAAACGGTTTGTCCCTTTAGCTGTCCTGCCGCTGCCAGCCGCGATAGTGTTCAAGGGATATGATCTGATATACGGCGGCGGAACTCTCACACCACAGACTGCATTCCTCAAATTCCTCGTCGCTGTCTCACTCCCGCTGATTGCCCTCTACATCACTTGGAAGACGTTCAAGTACGCGACTCCGCTGACAGCCAGGGTTGTCGGAGGTGCGACGAAAGGAGCTGCTCTCATCGGCGGTGTCGCAGCTGGCGCCTACGTTGGCGGCGCGGGTGTCGCGACGACGGCAGCACGCTGGGGACCGAAAGCAGCAGCCGGTCAAGCAGTTGCACAGAAAGCTGCTGATCGAGGCGGGCACGGAACTGAGGGTGGTGCCCCATCGTACCGTCGAACCGAGAATGACCCAGGTGGGGCCACAGCCGACGCATCGAGTGACAAACGCGGAATGGAGTACGGCCGAGGTATTCAGTAA
- a CDS encoding hypothetical protein (KEGG: hsl:OE5397A1F hypothetical protein) — MITRAVTIEDIDDLYLMWNDHINASALYRRAVREEMDVRDVDPDDLRTLLERAREQGYSKEEIVEETNRYADLKALVGDAEE; from the coding sequence ATGATAACTCGGGCAGTCACCATCGAAGACATCGATGACCTGTACCTGATGTGGAACGACCACATCAACGCCTCCGCCCTCTATCGCCGCGCCGTCCGAGAGGAAATGGACGTTCGTGATGTCGATCCCGACGACCTTCGTACCCTCCTCGAACGGGCCCGCGAACAGGGCTACAGCAAAGAAGAAATCGTCGAGGAGACCAATCGGTACGCCGATCTCAAAGCACTCGTCGGCGACGCAGAGGAATAA
- a CDS encoding hypothetical protein (KEGG: hsl:OE5400F hypothetical protein), translating into MRPLRQQELSVLIAALCIASVVTGIVSANPPRPGTEENGLTENESATLWSHDADNYISQDEYRQRYGDERTSIHQLANGTDITFKRPPATAATWTRNDFADLEAGGPDTSVHPPHASLEDGVFIEDAHTTVFAVQPSTRGHLESGETPLYIAPNGTMRGFVDYRVRIPNGSSSENRTVEWSITDHDIEEVRLKKDGKTIARTDGSHTPAIDYQIDDDWSATLTLEAEIRVRLKKTIRTDVVNGTNVDVVYREETRNVSDSIDVEIYDLSASPYYAEYPNGDSGVAIFQSRPWQGYTLTDGGNASVRGVWRFYTARNTNWDTLVRSNRTDSAEVESDAIPVYVHAYPSRIGPRAEPVRDGPELIDTWGMERPSPLGTIGENINIEVVNQSYETTYGVAVRAENVDREALHVAGIVRGVNASIVEPDAGSERQLRRSNLTVEVLQQNESQATLRIELRANETGAPIVLSNTGRRYPIGGRARNGYITIANREVETNASGVAIVTVDEPGIYTARYHPGSWIGHNPAYVSATATARWHPLGTIDGWFAFIFEVGWQFIPFFVMFYAGHRLLRMLGPEDIFQQDP; encoded by the coding sequence GTGAGACCCCTCAGACAACAAGAACTCTCCGTACTCATCGCAGCCCTCTGCATAGCTAGCGTAGTCACCGGTATCGTCTCGGCGAACCCACCGCGACCAGGTACGGAAGAAAATGGACTCACTGAGAACGAATCCGCGACCCTCTGGTCTCACGATGCGGACAACTACATCAGTCAGGATGAGTACCGCCAACGCTACGGTGACGAGCGGACGTCGATCCACCAACTCGCGAACGGGACAGACATCACGTTCAAGCGGCCGCCCGCGACTGCCGCGACGTGGACTCGAAACGATTTCGCGGATCTCGAAGCCGGTGGGCCGGATACGTCCGTCCATCCGCCTCACGCCTCTCTCGAAGATGGTGTATTCATCGAAGACGCTCACACAACAGTGTTCGCGGTTCAACCGTCAACTCGGGGCCACCTCGAATCAGGTGAGACGCCACTGTACATCGCCCCGAATGGCACGATGCGTGGGTTCGTCGATTACCGCGTCCGTATTCCCAACGGGAGTTCATCCGAGAACCGGACCGTCGAATGGTCGATCACGGACCACGATATCGAGGAAGTTCGGCTGAAGAAAGACGGGAAGACCATCGCGAGGACCGATGGATCGCACACGCCAGCTATCGACTACCAGATCGACGACGACTGGAGCGCAACCCTCACCCTCGAAGCAGAGATCCGTGTTCGGCTGAAGAAGACGATCCGGACCGACGTGGTCAACGGAACCAACGTCGACGTCGTCTATCGTGAGGAGACACGAAACGTCTCAGACTCGATCGACGTTGAGATCTACGACCTCTCTGCGTCCCCCTATTACGCCGAGTATCCGAACGGTGATTCCGGCGTGGCCATCTTCCAGTCTCGGCCGTGGCAGGGCTACACTCTCACCGACGGGGGGAACGCGAGCGTGCGCGGTGTCTGGCGGTTCTACACCGCCCGCAACACCAACTGGGACACGCTCGTCAGGTCAAACCGAACCGACAGCGCCGAAGTTGAGTCCGACGCGATTCCCGTGTACGTGCACGCGTATCCGTCCCGAATTGGACCGCGTGCCGAACCCGTCCGGGACGGCCCGGAGCTCATCGATACCTGGGGAATGGAACGGCCCTCTCCACTGGGCACTATCGGCGAGAACATCAATATCGAGGTCGTAAACCAGTCCTACGAGACGACGTACGGTGTCGCCGTTCGCGCTGAGAACGTCGACAGAGAGGCACTACACGTGGCCGGTATCGTTCGTGGCGTGAACGCATCTATCGTCGAGCCTGATGCCGGTTCCGAACGGCAGCTTCGTCGTAGCAATCTCACCGTTGAGGTACTCCAACAGAACGAAAGTCAGGCCACGCTTCGCATCGAACTTCGGGCCAACGAGACGGGCGCACCAATCGTTCTCAGCAACACCGGCCGACGGTATCCAATCGGTGGACGCGCTCGCAACGGCTACATCACCATCGCCAATCGAGAGGTCGAGACCAACGCCTCTGGAGTAGCCATCGTGACGGTTGACGAGCCGGGTATCTACACGGCTCGGTACCATCCGGGATCGTGGATCGGTCACAATCCCGCGTATGTGAGTGCTACGGCTACTGCTCGGTGGCATCCGCTCGGAACCATCGACGGCTGGTTCGCGTTCATCTTCGAGGTCGGCTGGCAGTTCATCCCCTTCTTTGTGATGTTCTACGCAGGACACCGTCTCCTCCGAATGCTCGGTCCAGAAGACATCTTCCAGCAGGACCCATGA
- a CDS encoding hypothetical protein (KEGG: hvo:HVO_A0391 hypothetical protein) has protein sequence MSQESTTSETTPNRADSQPTATNRVTRQAALTVVLLGLVAVEPAAAQTNAVCSADNLPSMIEGFFQLTTGLGIIGLAVVWQADSLIEMFTLNPDQKKGLKRHKRSAMKSTVVLVILGPLYTVAGAMMGLPLAQCVDLVPW, from the coding sequence ATGTCACAGGAGAGTACCACTTCCGAGACGACTCCGAATCGCGCCGACAGCCAGCCGACGGCAACAAACAGAGTCACCAGGCAGGCCGCGCTCACTGTCGTCCTCCTGGGCCTGGTCGCTGTGGAGCCAGCCGCCGCACAGACGAACGCCGTCTGTAGTGCGGACAACCTCCCCAGCATGATTGAGGGATTCTTTCAGCTGACGACCGGATTGGGCATCATCGGTCTTGCTGTCGTCTGGCAGGCTGACTCCCTCATTGAGATGTTCACCCTCAATCCAGACCAGAAGAAGGGGCTCAAGCGCCACAAGCGCTCGGCGATGAAGTCCACTGTAGTTCTCGTCATCCTCGGCCCGCTGTACACGGTTGCCGGAGCGATGATGGGCCTTCCACTGGCGCAATGCGTCGACCTTGTCCCCTGGTAA
- a CDS encoding hypothetical protein (KEGG: hla:Hlac_3184 hypothetical protein): protein MTSYVFRVWLHPNPPLGFEPDEEVWRDIEVDGSHTLAEFHEAIFDAFERWDTHAYEFITRDSDGIALRSYVHPQLYDGGVSWPPMDDEEIGRFIDRVVPDDATAEAKDRFRELQKNPPTEGNAADTTVKELDPEGALSYTFDMGDGWQHSIEVQETHEGSLDGGPAVVAEQGEAPPQYRDLDDEQ from the coding sequence ATGACGAGCTACGTGTTTCGCGTGTGGCTCCATCCGAATCCGCCACTGGGGTTCGAGCCGGACGAGGAAGTCTGGCGAGATATTGAAGTCGACGGGTCTCATACGTTGGCGGAGTTCCACGAGGCAATTTTCGACGCGTTCGAGCGCTGGGACACACACGCCTACGAGTTCATCACGCGCGATTCGGACGGCATCGCACTCCGGAGTTACGTCCATCCGCAGCTCTACGACGGCGGAGTGAGCTGGCCACCGATGGACGACGAGGAAATCGGCCGCTTCATCGACCGGGTTGTGCCGGACGATGCCACCGCTGAGGCCAAAGATCGATTCAGAGAGCTTCAGAAGAACCCGCCAACGGAAGGCAACGCCGCCGACACGACGGTCAAGGAACTCGACCCCGAGGGCGCGCTCTCCTACACGTTCGACATGGGGGACGGCTGGCAACACTCCATCGAAGTTCAGGAAACCCATGAGGGATCGCTGGATGGTGGCCCCGCTGTCGTCGCCGAACAGGGGGAAGCACCGCCTCAGTACCGCGATCTGGACGACGAACAGTAA
- a CDS encoding hypothetical protein (KEGG: hsl:OE5404F hypothetical protein), which translates to MTQNHPHVTRRNALQTVAGAALVSVAGCLNNDGGSGTPSDGTPSSDSQGPLKRVAVEGTILVVELVADADVDQVNLIQPNGELFGQRDVAAGAQQVSFEVGTAYEPGEYRVVALKDEETVTESTADIVPKVQIQDVGLYRNNPDKPWDEVYGDTQTDRLKNGEAFVTVTNTGTGPDAIVELVFSGDVPNPIEDPRGSGMYETEQVVVAPGETVDLFSNSFPFGSESEKGMGCSPQGNSGQFTVHVETRVGGNVVAKGFDVEYSGSDEMSDCEVTITEA; encoded by the coding sequence ATGACACAGAATCATCCACACGTTACTCGGCGAAACGCCCTCCAAACAGTTGCAGGTGCTGCGCTCGTGAGCGTCGCTGGCTGTCTGAACAACGATGGAGGCTCTGGAACACCCAGTGACGGAACTCCCTCCTCAGACAGTCAGGGGCCGCTCAAACGGGTTGCTGTTGAGGGGACAATACTCGTCGTCGAACTCGTAGCAGACGCCGATGTCGATCAGGTCAACCTCATCCAGCCGAACGGAGAGCTGTTCGGACAGCGTGACGTGGCCGCAGGTGCTCAACAGGTCTCGTTCGAGGTTGGGACCGCATACGAGCCTGGTGAGTACCGTGTAGTCGCACTCAAAGACGAGGAGACAGTCACAGAGAGCACCGCGGATATCGTGCCGAAGGTTCAGATTCAGGACGTTGGACTCTACCGGAATAATCCTGACAAGCCGTGGGACGAGGTCTACGGTGACACTCAGACAGACCGATTGAAGAACGGTGAAGCGTTCGTTACTGTAACAAACACTGGGACAGGCCCAGATGCGATTGTTGAACTAGTGTTTTCTGGAGATGTCCCCAATCCCATTGAAGATCCCCGAGGGAGCGGGATGTACGAAACAGAGCAAGTAGTTGTTGCACCTGGAGAGACAGTAGATCTCTTCAGCAACTCGTTCCCATTCGGTTCAGAGTCTGAGAAAGGAATGGGGTGCTCTCCTCAGGGCAACAGCGGACAATTCACAGTCCACGTTGAGACAAGAGTTGGAGGGAACGTGGTTGCGAAAGGGTTCGATGTTGAGTATTCTGGATCCGATGAGATGAGTGATTGTGAGGTTACGATTACGGAGGCCTGA